The following proteins are encoded in a genomic region of Arcobacter suis CECT 7833:
- a CDS encoding TonB C-terminal domain-containing protein: MQNNFSFILSGIIAFSFYIFICALLMFYLFSPVPKTYDIKPTSTTIELDMITEKAEKKMVEKKTEKIIEKEAVKEKEASVSNEKKPDLKSLFANVKETAKTVTKEEVNNIEKSIDPKRFKSKFEKEKKSNNIKIDKLLEDEKTATNVKSSNSNKGQETDEYFSKVHELLSVWNPVGTGLKAVVLIMIDLDGRFDYRVVTNSGDEGFDSSLKAFLEEQKNLAYPKPTKDKDIRINVDFKSEG, translated from the coding sequence ATGCAAAATAATTTTTCGTTTATACTTTCTGGTATAATTGCATTTTCATTTTATATTTTCATTTGTGCTTTGCTAATGTTTTACTTATTCAGTCCTGTTCCAAAGACTTATGATATCAAACCTACATCGACTACGATAGAACTTGATATGATAACTGAAAAAGCAGAAAAAAAGATGGTTGAGAAAAAAACTGAAAAAATAATTGAAAAAGAAGCTGTTAAAGAAAAAGAAGCTTCTGTTTCAAATGAAAAAAAACCAGACTTAAAATCTTTGTTTGCTAACGTAAAAGAAACAGCTAAAACTGTGACAAAAGAAGAAGTTAATAATATTGAAAAATCTATTGATCCAAAAAGATTTAAATCAAAATTTGAAAAAGAGAAAAAATCAAATAATATTAAAATTGATAAATTACTCGAAGATGAAAAAACAGCAACAAATGTAAAAAGTAGTAATTCTAACAAAGGTCAAGAAACTGATGAATATTTCTCGAAAGTACATGAATTATTATCTGTTTGGAACCCAGTTGGTACAGGACTTAAAGCTGTAGTTTTAATTATGATAGATTTAGATGGAAGATTTGATTATCGTGTTGTTACAAATTCAGGAGATGAAGGTTTTGATTCATCTTTAAAAGCTTTTTTAGAAGAACAAAAGAATTTGGCTTATCCTAAGCCTACAAAAGATAAAGATATAAGAATTAATGTTGATTTTAAATCAGAAGGATAG